A segment of the Picrophilus oshimae DSM 9789 genome:
TTTATTATCATGACTGAAGAATTTTAAAAATGATCATTCTCTTTAATAATTCTGGTTATAAAAATTAACATGATTTTTAAAATTGTACATCAAAAAATTTGGAAGAATTTTGTTGCTGCTATTACATTGCATGATATTAAATCGTTTAATGTATTGTAATTTAGATTATGCATTGTATAAAAAGAATTATTTGATGATCCGTTGTATGATATGTACATTAAATTATAGAAGTATCCCATAAATGTATTGTACTGAAAATCGTGGATATATGGCTGAACAAAGTAGTATGCGTATGGTACCGGCAGCCATATATATGCGTACTGTTCATAGACTATTTTTGAAACGTTTTTCATATAATTTACCTGCTCCGTGGTATTGATAAAGTCAAGAAAATTAAAATAGTGCTGAAGCGTTGAATTATCAACCCAGGCCTTGTTCCCAATACCACCATCAACAATATCATACATGGCCATTAACTGCTGGCCTACTGGATCGGAGAAATCTGGCTCCCAGGCCAGATCAACGAAGTGTGGAGTTTCTGCTGCAGTATTCCAGCTACCAACAACGCCCTCGGTTACATATGCCGCTGTAAATTTAAGGCCAATACTATCAAATGAATCTATCGCTATGGTCACCTGTTCTGATTCCAGTGCCGTTGGGGGTGAGGTTCCTGTTATTGTAAACGTATGTGATGATAGATCCGTTCCGGATTTATCACCGATCTTTGTTCCGTTTGGCAACACAACGTAGAAGTGGCATTCATCACCTGCAATTGTCAGGTTCTGTATTGCAGCTGTTATGTTCTGTTTTGGCAGCGGGAAGCTA
Coding sequences within it:
- a CDS encoding ABC transporter substrate-binding protein — protein: GAIGSGPYTIKSVSSGLSTIVLVKNPNYWVNGHASQIPAIAQPAHIPEIVIKYGLSHTDRLEDFDDNTSQISEVGPSSFKQIISGFYDKSEANGNLVKSYKVLGAFYISMNTQRSYTKNLHFRVAFYDSLNYAEELTIYNNNYNGTPEAYLELGPLSPQYGKAYYNPDSFPLPKQNITAAIQNLTIAGDECHFYVVLPNGTKIGDKSGTDLSSHTFTITGTSPPTALESEQVTIAIDSFDSIGLKFTAAYVTEGVVGSWNTAAETPHFVDLAWEPDFSDPVGQQLMAMYDIVDGGIGNKAWVDNSTLQHYFNFLDFINTTEQVNYMKNVSKIVYEQYAYIWLPVPYAYYFVQPYIHDFQYNTFMGYFYNLMYISYNGSSNNSFYTMHNLNYNTLNDLISCNVIAATKFFQIF